One window of Holosporales bacterium genomic DNA carries:
- the tilS gene encoding tRNA lysidine(34) synthetase TilS, with protein sequence MSSELEDKFASNMNRLLFTGDPHDIRGKVFVSALSGGADSMSLAVLADQWTRANGGELFTFTVDHDLRPESAEEAKTVGRWMKERAVNHRIMKWNHGAIPCGRKQVYARQARYDLLLDFCNEVGADYLLVAHTLDDQIETHLIRQESRSGDYGLAGMSASVKLPAGNVVLLRPLLNVYKNELIEYLTAKGQKWVEDPSNFDQKYKRVRVRTALAKNADKTEICGKILNLSKVRQELEHLASAFIKAQVEVNRFGYAIFSADKFHELPQYVRKHVMRRLLWSLGGKQYPASDDQLVLAVEQMQRLPAGKKINVSGCLLAKRRDCFHVMRELRGIDNAKAGQKAFWDRRFFVPSGNISGIMCAGPEKAAELRDFYGQSSMFVEGFGSIPVAKKDACPLLLSATESDIAIFRPLVNLTDEFVYLS encoded by the coding sequence ATGTCATCTGAACTAGAAGATAAGTTCGCGTCTAATATGAATCGGCTTTTGTTTACAGGCGATCCGCATGACATAAGGGGAAAGGTTTTTGTTTCGGCGCTGTCTGGCGGTGCTGACAGTATGTCCTTGGCTGTTTTAGCCGACCAATGGACGCGTGCTAATGGGGGCGAACTTTTTACCTTTACGGTTGATCATGACCTGCGGCCAGAATCGGCCGAAGAGGCCAAGACCGTTGGCCGATGGATGAAAGAGAGAGCAGTCAACCACCGCATTATGAAATGGAATCATGGCGCCATCCCGTGCGGACGCAAACAGGTGTATGCTAGGCAGGCTAGATATGACCTTTTGCTTGATTTTTGTAATGAGGTTGGGGCGGACTATTTGCTGGTTGCGCATACTCTCGATGACCAAATTGAGACTCATCTTATACGCCAGGAGTCGCGCAGTGGAGATTATGGATTAGCAGGGATGAGCGCTTCGGTAAAATTACCTGCTGGCAATGTCGTGCTGCTTAGGCCTTTGCTTAATGTCTATAAAAATGAACTAATAGAATACCTAACTGCCAAAGGGCAAAAGTGGGTTGAGGACCCCAGCAACTTCGACCAAAAGTATAAAAGAGTCCGCGTGCGAACAGCATTGGCTAAGAATGCCGATAAAACCGAAATTTGTGGAAAAATTCTAAATCTAAGTAAGGTTAGACAAGAATTGGAGCATCTCGCCAGCGCTTTTATTAAAGCTCAGGTTGAGGTTAACAGATTTGGTTATGCAATTTTTTCTGCCGATAAATTTCATGAGCTTCCGCAATATGTACGAAAACATGTAATGAGAAGGCTTTTGTGGTCTCTTGGTGGGAAACAATATCCTGCATCAGATGATCAGCTTGTCTTGGCGGTTGAACAAATGCAGCGCTTGCCTGCCGGAAAAAAGATCAATGTCTCAGGTTGCTTGTTGGCTAAAAGAAGAGACTGCTTTCATGTCATGCGAGAGTTGCGCGGAATAGACAATGCAAAAGCTGGGCAAAAAGCATTTTGGGATCGAAGGTTTTTTGTGCCTTCCGGTAACATTTCAGGTATTATGTGCGCCGGCCCTGAAAAAGCGGCAGAGCTTAGAGATTTTTACGGACAAAGTTCGATGTTTGTCGAGGGGTTTGGGTCTATTCCTGTTGCCAAGAAAGATGCCTGCCCCCTTTTGTTGAGCGCAACTGAATCAGACATAGCCATTTTCCGACCTTTGGTTAACCTTACAGATGAATTTGTGTATTTGAGTTAA